Below is a genomic region from Brassica oleracea var. oleracea cultivar TO1000 chromosome C9, BOL, whole genome shotgun sequence.
AGTAGCATTGTTTAATCATCGTAGGAACTGAGTATAGACCAAAGTCTTACAGTGCTTTGGGCATATTTAGTTTGACTTAGTTGTCTCCTTGAACCTATTTTTTGGGATCTCCAGTCAGTTAGGTAAAATTACCGCCAAACCTCATCTTAATTCACAGGCTACATATTCCTTTAGATAATATAACAATTTGATCTCATGACACACCTTTATTAAAATGATCCTAGGTTGTCATCACAGTGAACATAATCTCTTGAGATTAGTCGAGATCAATTGTCTAATGATTTTTGTCATCTTTTATTCAAGATACAATTAACCATTATATATAAAACTCAGTGTATGACACTAGTTTTTTTTTCTACAAAAATCATATTGTGATAAATATCACTAAGTTCATTGGCTTCTTGCCAACAACTTTATATGATAAGCAAAGCTTCCCCCACATTTTTTGAGATAACTAAAAAAATGCATATATCCATTTAACATCTCTTAAGAGTTTAGAAATTTTGATCTACAACTCCTTTACAATTAAATGAATAATTTTGTTTTTTCGAAAAAATGTATTTCATTCTTAGAAATTCACATTTTTCATACAACTATTTTCATAGTTCTCTCAAGTTGATTTATAAATCCAACTTGTATGTTTTGGATTTTTTTGAAAACCATAGTTTTTTATTTTTCGCAAATATACATATCATTACAAGATATTATTTTTGCCATCAAAACCATCATCTTATATGGTTATTCTCAACCATATTGACTTTAGAAACTACAATACACATGTCAGTTTCAGTCACATTGGTCTGAAATTTTTAATTATTTTTTCATGGTCAATCTTTTTACAACTTGCATTTAATCAATAATGAAATATAAATGTTTTGATCAGTATCAACAAACATTTTATTTTCTATGGCAAACAGATTTATATGTGACAGACCTCTGTCAAACTTAATTTGGAACGTCGACTCACAAAATCCATTTTCATCCATACAATAATCTCTGAAAGATCAAAATGTTTTTTATAACTATGGTATCACCATACTTCAAACTTGAATTCTTTTTCTTTTCTCATGGTCACACATTTACTTAATAATTAAATTAATTTATTCCAGGAAAAGAATTCTGAAACAATAAATCAAAACGTTAGGCATTCTTCATAATTAAAGAAAAATAATTATCTTTAACCAAGTCAAATCAACCTTTAACCAAGTCAAAGCAGTAACACATTTTGACCAATATTAAAAAAAACTGATTAAATAACCATTCAATCAATCAATTAATTATTATGAAAATTAAGAATAGGCAAACCCATTCCAAAACGTTACCAAAGACGTTCGGAAAAATGGTTTTCATTGTCACCATTAAAGGTCATGATGATATGATCGCGTATGTTTCAGTTCCTGTTTCCGTTTCACCGAAATATGAAACCTAATCTTATGAAACATAAAAGATATCAAATTCACTAGCTCCAAAATATTAACTATTTTAATGAATCTAACAACGAAATCTCAAATAATCAAGTTTCAGAAATGAGAAGAGCTAATTTCCCAACACCAAGAATTCTTTAATTCTTGTTTTCATAACCTGTTCTTAAGATTGAAAAAAAAACTTTTTAACAAATATCAGTATTGTTAGTGCAAAGCATAAATAATATTTAAACATTTAAAAGTGTACGAACTTTATTTTATTACAATAGAACAACTGATATTTATAAAAATAATAAAAACAAAAATTAAAATTATAATACCTAAACAAACAAATAAAGAAGAATTGCAGGGTCGAGATGGTTAATCTCTTTCCTTAAATCTTTAAATGTCATGTAGTGCGACGGTTTCATAGTAGTCAGGTTCTGAGGATACAACTGCAACATTGTTTCTGTTTACCATCACCGAAAAAAATTCTATCGAACCTAATTTTGTGTTGTACTCTCAGACTGAAAAGGACAAAATAAAAACATAACTATTTCGAAGATTCTTTTGTTGTTTCATATTCATGTTCGTCTTTTTTTTTTTACAATATGGAGACATGTGTTATATATGCTTCTCCAAAGCAATAATAACAAAAACGTTATGGCATTGATTATCATAATCAATTTGAATTCATGACCATGGAAGTCAAAAAAACGTTTTCTGACATTAATGAAAAATATGTGTGATTCTTTTGATTTAAAGAAATCATTCAATTGATTTAAATTTGGTAAAATATTAAATAATATTAACATAGACTATAACTTAAACTCAATCCCAATTTTAGTTGGGTATATCTTTTCGCTATTATACTATAGTATATTCATAAGGTTTTATAACCTTGTTATTAATTCTCCATATATAAACAAGAGGACTCTCACCTCATATTTTTATGTGGGACATTTAATAGTTTTTAAACATGGTCAAATAGTCAAGTTTACAAGCTTTCTAAGTCATTGACTTTGGACCAACATTTCTTATTCAAATAAACTTTGTTTTTGACATATGAATACACTACTTCATAGTGTTTGTCAAATATTTGGTTAGTCCGATGAACTTTTTCGTCCGGAAACTTACCGAAAAATGGTCTAAAACCATTTCGTAAAAACAAGTTCCAACAGGACTTGCTATATATGGTGTATTTCTCTATAATTCTTACTGGTTATGTCTGGGCGGTTGTTGAAGCAAAGGATTCCTGGTTTAATTTGCAAGGCTTATTCAAAATGGAAGGTCTCAGTTGTCATTGGTGTTTTGCTACCTCTTTATCAAATGAACGCAAGGAGGATGGATCGATGTGATAGTTATCCGGCTTCAGGAATCGACTAATCAGTATTTTCAGAATGATTTCCACAGGAATATAATAATCGCTTCAGACACTTGCATATTTTTATTTTTTCTAACCTAATTAAGACCAAAAATGTGTTTTAGTTTGAAAGAATATGTCCAACTTAATACACCAAAAATGAATAAATGAACCGATTCAGATTATTATATATACTTGAATCATATATCTAAATAAGGTAACCATATATTATATTCAATATAAATATTTTTTTCAATATATATATATACATTACAGAACAATTTAAAACTTATAAGTAAATAAAATAGAAGTATTATCTAATTATTTCTTTGTTGAAATTAGTTTACAGTTTGCTTTAATACAATAATTTTAATCGTGAATGTGGGATTACCGATTTCGATGTTTATATATGCAAGGAAATAAACTTGTAACATTAATACTGTAGGAAAGTAAGGATGAAACTTTATAATCATGGAATACAACCAGCGTACGCTAGCTCAGTGGTGATTACTTGAGGGAGCTTCAGTCCCAATACGGGAAGCCACCTGGGTTGGACTCATACTGGACACTAGCTAGATCATTTACATTTTCTCTCCGGAAAAAGGAACGACCTACTACTTTTTTTTTTTTAATTAGGGAATACATAGTTTAGGAGACATGACACTTCTTATGGAGAATATGTCATCGATCCAATTTTATACATTAATAAAGTTTTGTAAAAGTTAATTTCAACAAAAAGAAGAAAAGAAAAGAAAGAACAACCCGAAAAAAAAAGAAAGAATAAAGTAAGACGACACAACAGGTGGAGCTTACCCTCTCCACGTAGACAGAGAACAGGAACAAATACGCTACTATCTGTCACAACAGGTCAGCTTCAATTTTGACTCTGCGCAAACCCAAATAAAGACGAAGATCAAGAAAGACAGAGAGTTGATGTAGTAGTAGTCCTCCTCCACAAACACAGAAGAAGGGAAGCCTCGATTTGATCGATCTATTTCTTGGTTCTGATTCCTTTTTGAAAGATGATTCTGGAGGAGAAAGATGCATCCGACTGGATCTACAGAGGCGAAGGAGGTGCCAATCTCGTCCTCGCCTACGCTGCTTCCTCTCCTCTCTTCGTTAGTTCCTTCTTCGATCGTACCAAATTTTGAATTTTTCTTCAGATTCTATTTTCTTCTATTTGAGTCAAAAAGATTCAGAATCATGTCTACATGGACTCACTTTGGTCTAGTTAAAAATGTATACTTTTGATTTAATCGGATAAATATTATATTTGGATTGTGATTAAAGTTTGTTCTTGTGGACCAATCTTTTAGGTTGGGAAAGTGATTCGCATACAGAAGGCTCCTAAGGCTGATAAAGCGAACAAAGCTGTGAATGGTGCTGCGTCTGTTTTAACAAGCGATGAGAAGCTTCTGTGGAGGGAAAACAAAGAGCTCGTTTCATCACCAAACAAGGAAGTTGTTGAACAAAGATATGTAAAAGATGTGATCATCCCACTCTTGGGTCCTAAACATATAGACCCCGGAGTAAGTTTTTAGCTCTTTTTCTTTTTGTCCTATCAGAATTTTGTTTGGTAAAAAGCTGCTGATGAGTAAGAGAGTATTGTGATTTGTGCAGGTACGTGTTTCTGTGTCCAAGGAGTTTCTTGAGTCTGTTGACAAGAAAGTTACTAAGCAGCGTCCGCCGTGGCGTGTCAATGCAGCTAATGTTGATACCAGTCATGACTCTGCTCTTATTTTGAATGATCATTCACTTTTCTCTCAAGGTATCATCAGAAACTACTATATGAGTTGTGCTAAGTCCATGAGTATTATTATTAAATCATTCTAAAACTATATATGTGCCAGGGACTTCTAGTGGTGGTGGTGACTGCTTAAGTGTTGAAATAAAGGTACATTCTTCTTTGGTAATTTTTGTTTTCGTTACGGTCCTTGGACCTAAACTCACTGTCCTTGGTTCCATGAAGTAGCCCAAATGCGGATTTCTTCCAACCTCAAGGTTCATAAGTGAAGAAAACAAACTCAAAAGAAGCGTCAGCCGTTTCAAAATGCACCAAATCCTTAAGTTGGAACGAAACGAGGTAAATAGCACATAACTTGTACCTTAAAGAACAAGGTCGGAACTATGCATAGGCTAGTGAAACATTAGCCTTCGTCTCCAGAAATTTTAAAAATGTTTATAGCCCCCAAAATCTCAGATCTGGCCCTGCTTAAAAAATTTAATGAAACTTGCTGAAAAAGGTCTTACAAGTATGTCACCTCTTCTTCTGCAGATATCTGAAGTAAGTGAATATGATCCTCTTGATCTGTTCTCAGGATCCAAAGATAGAGTCTCCAAAGCTGTAAAAGCCTTATACTCTATCCCACAGAACAACTTCCGCGTGTTCTTGAACGGTTCTCTCGTGTTAGGCGGTTCAGGGGAAAGCACCGGAAGAACCAGCCCTGAAACTGCACAGACCTTTGAGGAAGCACTCAAAGGCTTCATCCAATCAAACGATGGTCTCAGGACAAAATGCTTTCTACAGCTAGTAACTGATACTGTGTATGATTCAGGAGTGCTCGATAAGCTTCTCGAAGTTCAGAAGCTGGATAAATTAGACATTGAAGGAGCGATTCATTGTTATTACAATATAATCAACCAGCCTTGTCCTATATGTAAAGAAGCTGGAACGTTGGAGGAAGAGTCTCTCCATTGTTTACCTTTAGATGAAAGCTTGAAGATCGTCAAGGAGTATCTGATTGCTGCAACTGCTAAGGACTGTAGTCTTATGATCAGTTTTCGATTGAGGAATGGATGGGATTCAGCACCTTCTTGTGATGCCGTCTGTCTAAAATCGATCGATCAGACGTTTGATTACAAGGTATGATCTATTTGTAACACACACTTGTTTTGTGGTCTCTCATTTAAACACAAGGTGTGGGTCTCTCTTTTGTAGGTGCACTTCATTGATTTAAGCATGAAACCATTGAAGAGAATGGAGGCATACTATAAACTGGATAACAAGATAATTAGCTTCTACACTCGGAAGCAGAAGGGAGAAGAAGTCGGTGATAGCTAAGTCCTGGATTGTGTCAACACCACGAGTTTGTTTGTTTATTTTGTTGTTGTTAAAAGATAAAAACGAAAACCCAAAAGGTGACTGTTCATTTCGTGAAATACTTGCATCAAATGTTGGGTTTATTAAACCATTTTGACCAATACTAGTATGATATTCTATATAGTTAATCAAGTAAAATTAACTGAAGTTATAGATGATTGGAGATGATTAAAACACACACAAAAGAAAGAAAGGAGATGAGTCTGTGCATAACAAAAAAACACGACTCACTGTATCCCCCCAGTTCGACTCAGCTTGGCCTTGTAGGCGGCGTAATCATTCCAAGGGCAAGAAGATGGAGCTTTTGAATCACTTTCTTTTCAGTTTCAGACAGGTTAAGTGGTTTGGACAGTTCCTCCTTCCACTTTGAGTCGACGTTCTCTCTGATCACTATGGCACCGTCTCGCCCACCACCAGCTTCGCGGTGTCCATTTCTCCAGGGAAAAGGCGGCAGACATATATGCGATATCGTTCAGTGGACACAGCCCTGGCGACTCTAATTACAATACCCTTCTTGCGCCTCAAGGTATGCTTCAACTTTCAGCGAACCCCATGTTTTATCTGCGTCTCTTCTCACTGATTAGGAGAAAGCGTTATTTATGGAGAAGAGTCAAAAATCTAAGTCGGGTTGTTTTACAAATCTGTACAAAAGTCAAAGAAATAAATCTGGATAATTCTAAGGCCCAAATCTTGTACAATTTTGTTGATATATGCAAGGAGTTTTGAGTATTTTCTTTGCAAATAGATTAAGCTGAACCTAGATGACACCAAGTTCACTCTCTGCGCAAAGTTGTATAGTGCTGAGCATCACACTGAATTTTGAAATCAAACAAAACGGTACCTACTATTTGATCACCTCTAAACCACTATGTTAGGCCTGTTAATCTGTTATTGATGCAATCCTTGGCTCCAAAACAAACATCTCAAAGTTAATGAAACTACCTATAAACAAAATTTATCAATCCAAACAACCGGGACAAAGTTGTACGGACAAGACAGTAAGTTAAACCTTGTAAGAGAACTTTTAACTTAAAAAGGACAATCATGAAGAACAACAACAAAACTACCAAAGGATCCATTTCACACGAACTAGTTTCTAAACAAGAAAAAAGTAGTTCACCTTACTTTATATCTAAGGAAAGCCAGTCTCATGCCACTCACAAGTTCTAACAAAAAACACCAAATAAAATATCCATTACGAGACAATCAAATCAGCACAACAGCCAACGAAGAGAACAAAAAAAAAAAAACACTTAAACACCCTCATCACGTTCTTTGTTCCATTGCTCAATCCTCGCCCTCCTTTCCTCGCTACCTTCTCTCACAACAACAGGGCTCCTGCTACGTCTCGGGCTACCATGTCTCCTCCTCCCACCACCACCACCACCATCCCTGTCATGCCTCTCCGACCTATCACTGCTTCTTTTCCCATTCCCATGGCGGTCACGCTCCCTAACATCCCCTCGCTCTCTCTTGCGCCTGGGGCTTACACTCCTGCTCCTGCTCCTGCTCCTGCTCCTACTCCTGCTCCCACGGCGGTACGACCTACGATACCTCCCAAACAACTTCCTCCTAAGCTCCCTCGAAATCTGCTTCACGTGCATAAAATTGCAGTAACCGCCGCGGTTACAGTTATCCTCCTCGTACTGCCTGCAAGTAGCCTCCCTAAAATCCGTCACGGGAGAGAAATCAGCAATGATGGGACGCCCCGAATAGAACCTCCCCTGCAGAGCCTTGAGGGCGGCGGCGGCCTGGTCCTCCTCCTTGAAGAGGACGTAGACATTGCCAATCATGTGGTCAGCGAGATTGTCGCAGACGTTGAGAGACTCCATCTCGCCGAACTTGTCGAGCTCCTCGAATATGTCCTCGTAGAAATCCTCGAAGTGGGCCTGGATCTTGCTCGGGTCTAAGGGCTGCCCCTGAGGGTCCACGCCGGGGGTGATCATGTCGGGTCTCTGGTACATGTTGGAGAGGAGGAGGGTGGGGGAGATTGTGGGGCGGTTGTGGAGACGGGAGCAACGGTCTCCGTGACGGCACGCGCCGATCTTGAAGTAGAAAGGGCAGTTTACTCTGTCCTTCTCGGTGCCGAAGATTGAA
It encodes:
- the LOC106313402 gene encoding inositol-pentakisphosphate 2-kinase, whose translation is MILEEKDASDWIYRGEGGANLVLAYAASSPLFVGKVIRIQKAPKADKANKAVNGAASVLTSDEKLLWRENKELVSSPNKEVVEQRYVKDVIIPLLGPKHIDPGVRVSVSKEFLESVDKKVTKQRPPWRVNAANVDTSHDSALILNDHSLFSQGTSSGGGDCLSVEIKPKCGFLPTSRFISEENKLKRSVSRFKMHQILKLERNEISEVSEYDPLDLFSGSKDRVSKAVKALYSIPQNNFRVFLNGSLVLGGSGESTGRTSPETAQTFEEALKGFIQSNDGLRTKCFLQLVTDTVYDSGVLDKLLEVQKLDKLDIEGAIHCYYNIINQPCPICKEAGTLEEESLHCLPLDESLKIVKEYLIAATAKDCSLMISFRLRNGWDSAPSCDAVCLKSIDQTFDYKVHFIDLSMKPLKRMEAYYKLDNKIISFYTRKQKGEEVGDS
- the LOC106313042 gene encoding splicing factor U2af small subunit B, yielding MAEHLASIFGTEKDRVNCPFYFKIGACRHGDRCSRLHNRPTISPTLLLSNMYQRPDMITPGVDPQGQPLDPSKIQAHFEDFYEDIFEELDKFGEMESLNVCDNLADHMIGNVYVLFKEEDQAAAALKALQGRFYSGRPIIADFSPVTDFREATCRQYEEDNCNRGGYCNFMHVKQISRELRRKLFGRYRRSYRRGSRSRSRSRSRSRSVSPRRKRERGDVRERDRHGNGKRSSDRSERHDRDGGGGGGRRRHGSPRRSRSPVVVREGSEERRARIEQWNKERDEGV